In one Caballeronia sp. M1242 genomic region, the following are encoded:
- a CDS encoding NAD(P)-dependent oxidoreductase: MSRIAIIGATGNVGSRLTHEALRRGHTVTALARDTSKLETREGLDARDVDALDLDALADAIAGHDAVFSATRFSTVPESAIVGAVKRAGVERLLVVGGAGSLYLAPGQRLLDAPGFPDAYRAEATAGAAFLDALRRDRELNWTFVSPSAEFVSGPRTQRFRTGVDELLVDANGRSWISFDDFAIAFLDEFERGAHIKQRFTVGY, from the coding sequence ATGAGCAGGATCGCGATCATCGGCGCTACCGGCAATGTCGGAAGCCGGCTCACGCACGAAGCGTTGCGGCGCGGACACACCGTGACGGCGCTTGCCCGCGACACGTCGAAGCTGGAAACGCGCGAAGGTCTCGACGCGCGAGACGTGGATGCGCTCGATCTCGACGCGCTCGCCGATGCCATCGCCGGACACGACGCCGTCTTCAGCGCGACGCGTTTTTCGACCGTGCCCGAGAGCGCGATCGTGGGCGCGGTGAAGCGCGCGGGCGTGGAGCGGCTCTTGGTCGTGGGCGGGGCGGGCAGCCTGTATCTCGCGCCCGGCCAGCGCCTGCTCGACGCCCCGGGCTTTCCGGACGCCTACCGCGCGGAAGCGACAGCGGGCGCCGCGTTTCTCGACGCCCTGCGCCGCGACCGCGAACTGAACTGGACGTTCGTGTCGCCGTCGGCGGAGTTCGTGAGCGGCCCGCGCACGCAGCGGTTTCGCACGGGCGTCGACGAACTACTGGTCGATGCCAACGGCCGAAGCTGGATTTCCTTCGACGATTTCGCGATCGCGTTCCTCGACGAGTTCGAACGCGGGGCGCATATCAAGCAGCGGTTCACGGTCGGCTATTGA
- a CDS encoding DUF3331 domain-containing protein, which yields MTAFSKRADPWSQTVHQLETIPVESGRTAPSQKTARAESAFLERLTRDWNRTHPRESNDRLPFPQAIVRVIERPSSATALVYWSDPGTCHYGYQGWRATTASGDGVCSLSGMPIHRGDQVYRPSQRDPKPQNASAMILAAAMPKTEEVEADVHG from the coding sequence ATGACAGCTTTTTCGAAAAGAGCGGACCCGTGGTCACAGACCGTCCACCAACTTGAAACCATCCCCGTCGAGTCGGGGCGGACCGCGCCGTCGCAGAAGACGGCTCGCGCCGAAAGCGCCTTCCTCGAACGCCTGACGCGCGACTGGAATCGCACGCATCCGCGCGAGTCGAATGACCGCTTGCCTTTCCCGCAAGCCATCGTGCGCGTCATCGAGCGCCCGAGCAGCGCGACCGCGCTCGTTTATTGGTCCGATCCGGGAACGTGCCATTACGGCTATCAGGGCTGGCGCGCCACCACCGCGTCCGGCGACGGCGTGTGCTCGCTCTCGGGCATGCCGATTCATCGCGGGGATCAGGTTTATCGGCCGTCGCAGCGCGATCCGAAGCCCCAGAACGCATCGGCGATGATTCTCGCCGCCGCCATGCCCAAGACCGAGGAAGTCGAAGCCGACGTCCACGGCTGA
- a CDS encoding LysR family transcriptional regulator, which yields MDRLQAMQVFTRVVDTNSFSRAADTLNLPRASVTTIIQNLEAFLNVRLLQRTTRRLNLTPDGAAYYERCVRILADIEEAESTFSNNGKGPHGKLRVDMPGAIGRLIVMPQLCDFHTRYPDIELMMGFGDKPVDLIQEGVDCVIRVGTLQDSSLVARRIGVFQGVTVASPQYLERHGTPKTLDDLQNHTAVNYFSSRTGRIMDMDFVVDGETIEVKMRGMIAVNDAEAYLSCGLKGVGIVQVARFMALPYLRSGELVEVLPQWNPLPMPISAVYPHNRHLSPKVRVFVDWVAELFERCPLLQGQKDAEERCLPTSTASPMIVRHGTPEVAGTADVVV from the coding sequence ATGGATCGGCTACAAGCAATGCAGGTCTTTACCCGCGTCGTCGACACGAACAGCTTTTCGCGGGCAGCGGATACGCTCAATCTGCCGCGCGCGTCCGTGACGACCATCATTCAAAACCTCGAAGCGTTTCTCAACGTGCGCCTGCTTCAGCGCACGACACGCAGGCTCAATCTCACTCCGGACGGCGCGGCTTATTACGAGCGCTGCGTGCGCATTCTCGCGGACATCGAAGAAGCGGAAAGCACGTTCTCCAACAACGGCAAAGGCCCGCACGGCAAGCTGCGCGTGGATATGCCGGGCGCAATCGGGCGTCTGATCGTGATGCCTCAGCTATGCGATTTCCACACGCGCTACCCGGATATCGAACTGATGATGGGCTTCGGCGACAAGCCCGTCGATCTCATTCAGGAAGGCGTCGACTGCGTGATTCGCGTGGGCACGCTGCAGGATTCGAGTCTCGTCGCGCGGCGCATCGGCGTGTTTCAGGGCGTGACGGTGGCGAGTCCGCAATATCTGGAGCGCCACGGCACGCCCAAGACGCTCGACGATTTGCAGAACCACACGGCAGTGAATTATTTCTCGAGCCGCACGGGCCGCATCATGGATATGGATTTCGTCGTGGACGGTGAAACCATCGAAGTGAAGATGCGCGGCATGATCGCGGTGAACGACGCCGAAGCGTATCTCAGCTGCGGCCTGAAGGGCGTCGGCATCGTGCAGGTCGCGCGTTTCATGGCGCTGCCTTATTTGCGCTCGGGCGAACTCGTCGAAGTCTTGCCGCAATGGAATCCCTTGCCGATGCCTATTTCCGCGGTCTATCCGCACAACCGGCACTTGTCGCCGAAAGTGCGCGTGTTCGTGGACTGGGTTGCCGAGCTATTCGAACGCTGCCCGCTGCTGCAAGGACAGAAGGATGCGGAAGAGCGTTGCCTGCCGACGAGCACCGCATCGCCGATGATCGTGCGTCATGGCACGCCCGAAGTGGCGGGCACGGCAGACGTCGTCGTTTAA
- a CDS encoding DUF4148 domain-containing protein: MKSFIVASVSLAAISAVISSTAFAEGGQGIGRAGTYLTQTTSSTSEAPKTRAQVRAELAAAYSDGSLPALNRNSYPSRSMWGDAVAAQAEARNRGIVEYANGSPVRNNVVAR; encoded by the coding sequence ATGAAAAGCTTTATCGTCGCGAGTGTCTCGCTTGCCGCTATCTCTGCCGTCATTTCGAGCACGGCTTTCGCTGAAGGCGGACAAGGCATTGGCCGTGCGGGGACGTATCTGACTCAGACCACGTCGAGCACGAGCGAAGCACCGAAGACTCGCGCGCAAGTCCGTGCCGAGCTTGCAGCGGCTTACTCCGACGGCTCGCTTCCGGCGCTGAATCGCAATAGCTATCCGTCGCGCAGCATGTGGGGCGATGCGGTCGCCGCTCAAGCGGAAGCGCGCAATCGCGGGATCGTCGAGTATGCGAATGGGTCGCCGGTACGAAACAATGTGGTCGCGCGTTGA
- a CDS encoding alpha/beta hydrolase, which translates to MATLLDQEQRPRLCIEEVHIAGHVQPIVLRSYRPASDGTVLPIVLYFHGGGFTHGNLDDADIAASTIAGDTPAWVVSVGYSLAPAYPFPAAPEDGYRAAQWAFAHARGQRADPQRMGVAGHDAGGNLATCVAAIARDRGDIRVSAQALLAPLLDPSMTRVADERKVLCPDLELSECARCYRAYLPNPSQRLHPYAAPLESRRLAGLPPALIASAEHDLLHIEAEKYAAELIAAGVPTEVTRHCKASHQALAAHAAALKDVVAFFRKRLARTT; encoded by the coding sequence ATGGCAACACTGCTGGATCAGGAGCAACGCCCGAGACTGTGCATCGAAGAGGTGCATATCGCAGGGCACGTCCAGCCAATCGTGCTGCGAAGCTATCGCCCGGCATCCGATGGCACTGTCTTGCCCATCGTGCTCTATTTTCATGGCGGTGGTTTTACACACGGCAATCTGGACGATGCCGACATCGCCGCTTCGACCATCGCAGGCGATACGCCGGCGTGGGTCGTCTCCGTCGGCTATTCGCTCGCGCCGGCCTATCCGTTTCCCGCCGCGCCGGAAGACGGCTATCGCGCGGCGCAATGGGCCTTCGCGCATGCACGCGGCCAGCGCGCGGACCCGCAGCGCATGGGCGTCGCGGGCCACGATGCAGGCGGCAACCTCGCGACGTGCGTAGCTGCCATCGCTCGCGATCGCGGCGACATTCGCGTGTCGGCGCAGGCGCTGCTCGCGCCGCTGCTCGATCCGAGCATGACGCGCGTGGCCGATGAGCGCAAGGTTCTGTGCCCCGATCTCGAACTCAGCGAGTGCGCGCGGTGCTATCGCGCGTACTTGCCGAACCCGTCGCAACGTTTGCATCCGTACGCGGCGCCGCTCGAATCGCGGCGTCTCGCTGGCTTGCCTCCTGCATTGATCGCGAGCGCGGAGCATGACCTGCTGCATATCGAAGCCGAGAAATACGCGGCCGAACTCATTGCGGCGGGCGTGCCGACCGAAGTCACGCGCCACTGCAAGGCATCGCACCAGGCGCTCGCGGCGCACGCGGCGGCATTGAAGGATGTCGTCGCCTTCTTCAGGAAACGGCTCGCGCGCACCACATAA